The genomic region GCCGAAAATGTTGATATATTGACATATGGTTCTCTCCAATACTTACGCTTTAGTGTCTGATAAAGCTAAAAAAGAGAATCAATAAAGCCGATTCTCTTCTTAGATTAATCCTAGCATTCTAAATAGTGCAATTAAGCCTTCTCTAGCAAAATTCAATAAGAAGATAGCTACGATAGGTGAAATATCAATCATGCCTAATGGAGGTATAAACTTTCTAAACGGCTCCAAATAAGGTTCACATATTCTTGCTAAAAATCTACCGAATCCAGTTTCTCTAGCATTAGGAAACCACGATAACAAAATATAAACTATTAACGCATAAGAGTAAAACTCTAAAAGCTTAAGTAAAAAATATAATAATGTATCCACGTACTAAACCACCTCGGTTCTTAATATTCTAATTCTACATCGCCTTCATAATTTGATATGTTACCAGAGACGTCTACATTATCCGGCGTACAAAGGAAAATATTCATTCCGATTTTTTGCATGTCCCCACCGACAGCATAGACTGTACCGCTTAAGAAGTCTACAATACGAACTGCCTGATCATGAGAAATTCTTTGTAAATTAATGACTACAGAGCGTTTATTTCTCAAGTGATCGGCAATCTCTTGTGCTTCTGAATACGATCTCGGCTCAAATAAACTCATTTTGGATACAGATTTTGGAACACTTTGAAGGTTCACAACATTTTGTTTGTTGCTGACTTGATGCTTCTTCGCACGTGTTGCTGGAAGGATTTCTTCTTCCTCATATAAATCTTCTTGCTCATTGTAATCATAATCCTCTTCTAAAGCAAAAAAACTCTTTAATTTTGATTTCATTGTCATGTTTAAATCCTCCTAAAATTCCTTTCCTACTAATGATGTTCCAATACGTATGTATGTTGCACCTTCTTCAATCGCAATTTCATAGTCGTTTGACATTCCCATCGAGAGTTCAGTACAAGGTGCATGCTCTAAGTTCAATTCTTGTACGTCTTCTTTCATGATTCTTAGTGAGGAAAAGCAGTTTCTTATCACTTTTTCATCATCTGTAAAAGGGGCCATCGTCATTAAACCAACAATTCTAATCTTATCAAACTGGGATACTTCTTTTATAAATGGAAGGACATCCTCTATAGATAGTCCATGCTTCGAATCTTCTCCTGAAGTATTTACTTGAACAAAACAATTGACCTGCTTTTCAGATCTCTTTTGAATTTCAGCAGCTAAAGACATTCTGTCTAATGAATGAATGTAGCTCACTTCATTGACGATATTTTTTACTTTTCTGGTTTGAAGGGAACCTATGAAATGCCATGTAGGAAGTTCTCCTAATTCTTTTTTCTTTTGCAAGATTCCTTCTTCTCTATTTTCACCAAGTTGAATAACTCCAGCTTCCAAGGCTTCCCTAGCTGTGTCTGTACTTACATACTTCGTAACAGCAATAATCGAGACTTCATCAGGATTACGGTTAACCCTTTTACAAGCATTTACAATATTCTCTTGAATGTGTTGTAAGTTTTCTTTAACAGACAAAGAACTTCAATCCTCCCTGTAACCTATAAAACTCATCATTCTTCCAGTCTTCCCTTTATCTCTACGATGTGAGAAAAATAAATTCTCTTCGCATGATGTACAATAGGATGAAATGCTAATATTTTCTGACTTGACACCAGCTCTTATAAGTATCAGTTTATTCAATATTGCTAGATTTAAACGATATTGTCCAGCCGAAACTTCATGATACACAGATAAATCTTTATATCCTAGTATCTTTTTCACTTCATTTATCACAACATCATCCACAATATAGCAACAATCCCTTATTGAAGGACCTATAGCAGCTAGTATATCATCTGTGTTAACGTGTTCATCTTCTACTAAGTTATGTATCATAGTAGAGGCTATCTTTTTCACAGTCCCTTTCCATCCTGCATGGGCTAGTCCAACAATGTTAGAGCTCGGTACGTAAAAGTAAAGTGGAACACAGTCTGCATAACAAGAAGTGAGTAAAAGATTGGGCTCATCTGTATATATGCCATCTGTATTTGCAATGGCACTATTATAGTCCAGTACACCTTTACCTCGATCAGAGCTTGTAACCTTTAATACATTTGCGTCATGAACTTGATCGGAACAGACAAGTTGTGAGAGTTGAAATCCTGTTAAGCGGGCTAATTTTTTTCTATTATCTATTACGTCTTCTTTATTGTCATTAACATGTAGCCCTAAATTAAAGGTATGATAAGGTGCATTACTTACTCCTCCATTCTTCGTTGTAAATCCTACAACCAAAGATGAGTCCATGCTTTGCCATTCGGGGATTACCATCATATCAGATTGATTCATAGTGAAAGGCTCCATTTATAGCTCCTTATACTCGTTTTATTTAGGCATTAACGTACATTTTTCATATAAAGGGAAAATATCCCTCGACACTATTCTATCATAAATGACGAATAAGCGGTGAATTCATTTTCCCGTGTATGCACCAACTATTAGTTGGTGATTTCACTATAATCTTCTTGAGATTGATAAAACCTAACTAAAATAACATCAGCACCGATTTTCACTATATTCCTCCAAGGAATGACTACCTCTTCTTCTTTGCCAAAAAAACCGAACATCTTTGCTGAAGTTGCAATGATAATTGAATCAATTTTACCTGTCGTTGTATTAATTTCTAAATCATTAATATTTCCTAATTTCTTCCCATCGGCTACGTTTACGACGTCCTTAAGCTGAAAGTCAGATATCTTCAACATCCTGCCACAACCTCTCTACACATACTGTTTATATTTCCGATTCTATCTCACTATTCATTATATGATGTGAGTTTCATTAATCATTCGAAAAATAAGAAATATCATGTTCTTTATTAGCTCAGGTACTGGTGAAATCATCATTCCTTGACGAATAGATGCCTTGAAAACTAAAATCTATTTGAAAACAGCCAAAAATAAAAGAACTGCCTATAAAAGACAGTTCTATGATTGAATGTTTTTATTCATTTGTCTAATTGCTGCTTTTTCTAGCCTGGATACTTGAGCTTGAGAGATTCCAATTTCTTCAGCAACTTCCATTTGTGTTTTACCTTGGAAGAAACGTTTCCGTAAAATAAGCTTTTCACGGTCATTTAGACGTCTCATTCCTTCTTTTAATGCGAGTTCTTCAATCCATTGAATATCCTTATTTTTGTCATCACTTAATTGATCCATGACATATATCGGATCGCCACCGTCATTATAAATGGGTTCAAATAGAGAGACTGGATCCTGTATCGCATCAAGAGCAAAAACGATTTCTTCATGAGGTACACCTAACTCCTTGGCAATTTCAACAGCTGTAGGTTCCTTTGAAGTTTCGCTCATTAATCGCTCCCTAACTTGAAGAGCTTTATAAGCAATGTCTCTTAATGATCTCGATACTCTAATTGGGTTATTATCACGTAGATAACGTCTAATTTCCCCAATTATCATAGGTACAGCATATGTTGAGAACTTTACATTTTGGCTTAAATCAAAGTTATCAATGGATTTCATTAGTCCAATGCAGCCAACTTGGAATAAATCATCAACATATTCTCCTCTATTGTTGAATCGCTGTATGACGCTTAGTACAAGACGGAGATTTCCATTTACTAATTCTTCTCTTGCTGAAATATCTCCATTTTGCATTTTCTTGAAAAGCTCTCTCATTACATCATTCTTTAGTACTGGAAGTTTGGAAGTGTCTACACCACAAATTTCTACTTTATTTCGAGTCAATTCTTTCCCTCCTAACAGGAGTTGCTGTACAAAGTAAAGTATCTCCTTTGAAGGGAAATTTATGCATACTGTTTCATGAATGAATTACCTTTGATGGCAAAAATAGTCTGCCTGATGCCTGATATTTCTACTATTTGTCCACTTAAAAAAAATTTATGTACTACACCATTTTATTGAATTCTTTACGTAGCCTTTTAATGATTCTCTTTTCTAATCTCGATATATAACTCTGTGAAATGCCCAACATATCAGCTACATCTTTTTGTGTCTTTTCTTCTCCACCAATAAGTCCAAAGCGAAGCTCCATAATTTGTTTTTCACGGTCATTCAATTGATCCAGTGCTTTTATTAATAACTTCTTTTCTACATTTGCTTCCAGATCTTTAGTGATAATGTCCTCTTCCGTTCCTAGAACATCTGATAACAATAATTCATTTCCATCCCAATCAATATTTAGAGGCTCATCAAAGGACACTTCCGAGCGGATTTTATTATTTCGTCGAAGATACATTAAGATTTCATTTTCAATACAACGAGACGCATATGTTGCAAGTTTAATTTTCTTTTCAGGATTAAACGTATTGACTGCTTTAATTAAACCAATGGTTCCAATACTAATTAAGTCTTCTATATTAATCCCTGTATTCTCAAACTTTCGGGCAATATATACAACTAAGCGAAGATTACGTTCTATTAGGATGGACCGTGTTGCCTTATCACCTTGAGGAAGCTTCTTTAATAATACTTCTTCCTCTTCTTTAGTTAATGGTGGTGGGAGCGCCTCACTACCACCAATATAATAAATTTCGTCAGTTTTCAATCCAAATTTCATTAAAAGCTTATACCACCATACTGTAAGGTGAATCTTCCAATGTTGCATCATCTTTTCCTCCTTGTTAAGCAGTTTGTATTGAAGATTGCATTAGCATTTTTGGATGAACAATACAGTCAAATTCATCATCAGATGATAAAGTTGATTTACTTAAACCAATTAACACTTTCTTCACATAGATGGATTCTTCTTTTTGTCTAATTTTGACAAAATCAGGCTTGATGGCAACTAAAAATTCATGTTGTTGTCCTACTCCCCGATATGGAATAATTCGTAACCTGGATTCCCATGGATGTGAAGAGTCACTCATTGTAAATGAATCTAAGCCGTCAGATTTTTCAATTATTTCTGGTGGTAAGAATCCCTTTGCTCTCGATATATCAAGGATCATTACAGGGGATTTCGTAATTGGATCATAAAGTTGATTACCACTATCGACTAGCCCTCTTAACATGATCGTCTGTTCTTCTATTGAAATGGAGATTTCAACTAACTGGTCATATTGAACTTTTTTCATCTCCATATCTTCTAATCTGGTTTTTGAGAAATACCATAGTAATGGGAAGCTGACGAAAACAAAAATCCAGCTGACCGGACTACCAAATCCAGTTGACTTCGTTGCCACAACCCCATTCCATATTTCAATATCCGATTTCATAAAGTAATGTAAACCTAACATACCACCTCCAAGTAAAAATGTTGAAAAGTAAAAGGTTAATAGTGCCTGAAAGAAATAGCGAAAGCGTTTAAAGCCAAATGCAATGAGAACCATTACAACAGAGAATAATAGCTTTACTACAGGGTGACTCACAATCGAAAAGAACGGTGTGAGAATAAATAAAACAATGCAGGAACCAATCAGTGCACTCATAATAATACGCACTTTTTGGACTTTTCTTTTTAAAATCATAGCAGTTAACAGTAGTAATGATGCGTCGATGCAAAAGTTTAATAACCAGATCGCATCTAGATAGACTGTCAAGCTAGCACAACCTTTACTCGTAATCTAGAAAATAGATTAGGTTCTATTCCTGTAAAAACTAGTATATATTACATTCTAGTTGGAAGTCTGTCAGTTTATGCCGATAAGAGCATAGAAATTTTGAAAGATTTAAACCTATTTTGTCAAAATGTTGAGATCTGTGATTTTACAAAAAGAAATATTGTTTATAACCTTATCCTAGTGTTAATAATTCTTTAAGTAGCTATTCCTAAAAAGCTAATCTCATTGCATTCCGAATAAGACTAGCACTTCGTTAATACAAAGCTTTTGGGACATCTTTCATCCAACAATTGAATCGTTCCCCTTGATATGAGAATAGATTTAGATAGCAACATAATGATAAAAATAGCGATCCCAGACAATAAAAAAACAGTAGAGATGATTCTCTACTGTTTCACTATTTATCTGCGACGATTACGATTACGTAAGAATGTTGGGATATCCAATGTGTCTTCTCCTTGATTTTGAACAGGAGTTTCTTCACGTTTTACCTCACGCTTCACATGTGGAGTTTGTGGTGTTGCTTTTACTCCGCCTTGAAGTGATGGTCTTGTTTGCTTTGGTTCAGGTTGACTGTCATCAAAACCAGTTGCAATAACAGTGACAATGATCTCGTCCTTTAACTCATCGTTAATAACAGAACCGAAAATCATATTTACATCTTGATCAGATGCAGACGCCACAATGTCAGCAGCCTCTTGAACTTCATATAGGCTCAAGTTAGAACCACCTGTAATATTCATAAGAACACCTTGTGCTCCATCAATTGACTTTTCTAGTAGAGGACTGGAGATTGCACGTTTCGCTGCTTCTGCTGCACGATTTTCACCAGCAGATACACCGATACCCATAAGAGCAGACCCTTTATTAGACATGATTGTTTTCACGTCCGCGAAGTCAAGGTTAATTAAGCCTGGTGTTGCAATTAAGTCTGAGATACCTTGAACACCTTGACGTAATACGTTATCCGCTTCACGGAATGCTTCAAGCATAGGAGTGTTTTTATCAACAATTTCTAATAAGCGATCGTTCGGTATTACGATGAGTGTGTCTACTGCTTCTTTCATTGCTGAAATACCACCCGAAGCTTGTCCAGAACGCTTTCTACCTTCAAATGTGAAAGGTCTTGTCACAACACCAACAGTTAGAGCACCAATTTCACGAGCAATTTGTGCAATAACTGGTGCAGCACCAGTACCTGTTCCGCCACCCATACCAGCAGTAACGAATACCATGTCTGCGCCTTTTAATACTTCTTCAAGTTGTTCTCTGCTTTCCTCAGCAGCTTTTTTACCTACTTCAGGGTTTGCACCCGCACCTAAACCTCTAGTTAACTTGCCGCCAATTTGCATTCTCACTTCAGCTTTTGAAAGGTTAAGAGCTTGTGCATCTGTGTTAACAGCAATAAATTCTACACCTTGTACTCCGTGCTCAATCATTCGATTTACTGCGTTGTTACCACCGCCACCAACACCAATTACCTTTATTGTTGCCAATGAATCTAAATTTGTATCGAACTCTAACATTTATAGGTCCTCCTAATATACCATATTCCATTACCGTAAAATCTATTGTGTCAGTCATCAGAAGATAGATTTCTTCTTACTCGAAGAAATATCCGAAAAACTTCTTTACTTTGTTTTGAATATTTTCATCTTGTGACTTCGCTTTCTTTACTGGCTGGTTTTTCTGTACCTTCTTTTCTGCTACTTCTACATTGACAGAATCACCAATTTTTTTACCTTGTAATTTAGCATTTTTATATGCAAATTGTATTAACCCGACGCCGGTTGTGTATTGAGGTTCACGAACACCGATATAATCAGGTACGGCAATTCGCATATTTCCTCGTAGCACAACTTGAGCAAGTTCCAATACACCCGGCATTGATACCACTCCACCTGTTAAGACGAAGCCGCCAGGGAGTTCCTTTACTCCTTGCTTTCTTAGCTCTTCACCGGCTAATTCAAAAATCTCTTCTAATCTTGCTTCAATAATATCTGAAATCTCCAATTGACTAAACTGCTGGTGTTGATCACTGCCGATAATCGGAACACTAAATACTTCTTCTTCTGAAGCTGTATCATAAAAAGCATGTCCATGTTTTATTTTAATCTTTTCAGCATCCTCTGTGGAGGTACGAAGACCAATTGATAAATCCTTGGTAATATGTTCACCACCAATAGGAATAACAGAAGTGGATAGTAGCGTTCCTTGATCAAATACTGAAATGTTAGTTGATCCTCCACCGATATCTAGTAAAGCTACTCCCAGATTTTTTTCATCTTTTGATAATGAAATTGATCCTGTTGCAAGTGGTTGTAAACATATATCTGTTATTTCTAATCCCGCACGTTCTACACAACGTAATAAATTATGTAAAACTGTTTTAGAACCAGTAATAATGGTTCCTTCCATTTCTAAGCGGACACCAATCATACCACGCGGATCATTGATTTCATCTAATCCATCGACGATAAATTGACGTGGAATGACATCAATGATTTCTCTCTCAGGCGGAATAGAAATGACTTGGGCTGCGTCAATTACTCTTGTGATATCCTCATTTGTGATTTCACGGTTTTCACTTGATACGGCAACTACACCGTGACACGGCTGTAAGTGTATATGATTTCCAGCTACTCCTACAACTACACGATTTAGTTTAATTCCAACCATACGTTCTGCTTGCTCAATTGCCTTTTTAATAGAATGAACGGTTTCGTCTATATCTACAATAGTACCTTTTCGTAACCCTTCAGATTTTACATTCCCCACTCCAATAATATTTAAGTTATCATTAAGCATTTCACCAATGATCACTTTTACATTGGATGTACCGATGTCAAGACTGACAAAAATCTCGTTGCTGTTCACTCTATGGCACCTCCCTTATGATTTCTGATTCTATTTCTGTTTTTTCCATAACCTTTAATTATTTATAAGAAGATCCATTCATTGTAAAAAAAATTAACATACAAGGAAAATATTCAACAAAGGCAGTATGATTCCCTTTTTTGAAATTAACTTTTTTCTACTTTTTCTCTTGCGCTAGACCATTTTGCAATTAAAATACGTCTAATGACTGCAATATTTTGGAATAGTCTTACTCCAAAGGCAAAAACTGCAGCCAAATACAAGTCTACACCAATATGCACACCAAGAAAAGCTAAACTTGCTGCAAGAATAATATTAAAGAAAAACCCTGATACAAAAACCTTTTCATCATATAAATTTTGTAAGTGAGCACGTATTCCCCCAAACAAAGTATCTAATGATGCTAAAACTGCTATTGATAAATAATTGGAGTATTCATCAGGAATTCTAATTTCTGATAATAGTCCAAGTATAATACCTAAAATTAATCCTAGGAGTGGAAGCCACATCTTAAGATCCCTCCTTCGCGCTATCTGGTTCCATATGTTTAATCCGTATTGTATCATCGTATGCCGGAATCATAATATGATTGGTCGGAGAAGAAATCTGAAGCTTTAGCCCTTCAATTTCAAATTCAAAGTGTATGGATTCTGAGGCAACCATTCTCTTATACAGTCGATCTACATCCTCAGAAATAACCTTAACTTCAACGGGTACATCCGGAATCCTTGTATTATTAATATTGGTATTGCCATTTACATCTCTTATAGCTGAAGTATTCACATACCTTTGCTCACTTACAGCAATATGTTTTGCACCATTAATATTTAATTCATTAATCAGCTTTCTCAACAAGTCAGCAGATATTTGTGGACTTGGCTGGCCTAAAATTGGCTCTTCAAACATATTTTGTATCGTAATCGTCATCCCAGGACCCGAGACATCTGTTAACCCTGCTTCTTCCTTTAACTCCTGCAGATTTTCCCGTAATGTTACTTCTTGACTTTGTCTTCTTTTTGACTCATAGTTTTCGATTGTTTGTTCATACTTTCGAATTTCTCGATGCAGATTGGCTTGTTCTTCTAATTCAACTTTAATTGCTTCTCTTAATTCCCAAGCATCTCTTGTATCTCTTACAATCGGTTCATTAGTAGTTTGAAATTGAATAGCAAGCATAAATCCTACTAATAACGTTATAAATGTAAAAATAACTGTACCTTTCTTCAATCAGGACCACCTACAAATTCCACTAAATTCTATTCTCTTCCTAGTAATGGATCTAATACAATTTGCTGTTTCTTTTCAATTTTCACGTTAACATTTTCACTTACAAGCTGATCCTTTATTCCACCTGTTATATTAAGTGCACCGTCCAGAACATTAGGATCTCCTATTGCGGAGACAACAAATGGGGCAGGATGCTGTGTTCCATCTACACTAACAACTGGCCCAATACACAAAATAAAGGAATTATGGAAAATGCGTTGACCATTTATTGCAATTGCATTTGCACCAGAAACTAACAGTTCATTTATGACACTTTGAATATGTCTTTCGTGAACAATATAATTATTTACATTTGCCTGATCTGGTACGTAAGAGGAATCAGCAAGGGTAACTTCAATACCTTTTCCTTTAACCTTCACTTCCCCTACATACATTCTCAACTTTTCCACGTCTTCAACTAAATTAAATAAGACCTTTTCTTCGTCTGCTAAATTTTCCTCCAGTTTACGAACTCGTTCTTGTTTTTGGAATAGTTCTTGTTGAAGATTTCGGTTAATTTCTTCTTGACTAATGAGTGTGTTTCGATATTCAAATTCTCTCTGCCATTGCTTGTCCGTTAGTACATGCTCTTCTTGATTTTCTGTTTTCGTTAACTGATAGGAAAAGGAAATCATAAATCCAAGTACTAAACAAACAAAGGACAAGATTACATACTTACCCTTCAGCTTCATCATTGGTTTTCATCTTCCTCATTTTCATCTACAGATTCTGTTTCGTTAGTTGTCGTTGATTCTTCGGTTGCAGGCTGCTCATATGATTCAAAATAATAGGCAACCTCCATATGAATCACTCCTCTTAATTCTGGGTCTAACTGGTTTACAATCGCAGGATACGCACTCATCTTTTGGGCAAAGTCTGTAATCGTTGCACTCACTTCACGACCATCATTCATAAACAATGTAATATGCAATGAGTCCGCATCCTCTGGCGTATGGTGAATTTCAGAAATAGAATTTACAATTGCAGGTGTTAGTTTTGACAGCTCCGATGCCATCTCTTGTAATTCCTCACCTGGTTTCCAATCCATTAAGATTGGGGCATCCGAAGGAAATGATGTACTTTCACTTGATTTCAATACATTTCCATTTTCTAAGATTGGAAAATACTTCCCCTCATTGATGGCATAAGCAACCCGTTTCATTTCCGAGACTACGATTTCTACTGAATTGGGTAGCTTTCGTTCGATTGTGACACTTTTAATTTGTTCGTTCTTCATTATTTTATCTTTTATTAAATCGTTATCTAAATTCCAGAAGCTTGTCTGATTCGTAATGTCAGACAGCGATACGATTTCTTCACTATGTACATGAACATTCCCTCTCACTTCAACATGATTCACATGACTAAGAGGTGATTGGAGATACAAGATCCCGATTATTAATAGAAAAAATATAGACACATAAAAAATGAGTCTCCGATTTGCCTTTTGTCTTCTCTGCTGCTTAAGCTTCGGAATTCGATCTTCCAGTGTAAGGACTTTCCCGTTCTCCATTTGTTCATCCACCTAAAATATATTATTGTTCAACTTAAATCAGATCTATATATTGATTTATTTAGCTAAAATAAACGGCATTGTTAGTATGCCGTTTATTTTCATTACCATTATTAAATTATAGCACAATACTGTATGAAAATGGATTATTTTCGTCCAATTATTTCTACTTCCGTATGAAGCTCTACATGATATTTTTCAAGGATTGTTTTTTGAATATATTGTATTAAATCCAACACATCTTTTGCCGTTGCATGATTTGCATTCACAATAAAATTCCCGTGCATTTCTGATACTTGTGCTCCACCAATTTGAAATCCTTTTAGTCCTGCTTCTTCAATTAATTGTCCTGCATATTGAGGAAGAGGATTCCTAAATATGCTACCTGCACAAGGATAATTCCACGGTTGTGTTTCTCGTCTATAATCCTTATTCTTCTTTAACTCTGCCTTAATTTCATCCGCATTACCCTTTGTTAGTTTTAATACAGCAGCAACACAAATACCTGGTCTTTCCTTTTGCAGGACAGACGTACGATAGGAATAGTTCATCTGTTCGTTTGTTAGCCATTCGAACGATCCATCCTCAAATAAAATATATGCCTTTTCTAAAATTTGAGAGAAGTCAGACCGGTGTGCACCTGCATTCATGTATACCGCTCCACCAATTGATCCTGGTATACCGGCTGAAAATTCTAATCCGGATAGGCCTTTTCTCGATAGTACAGTTGCTAATTTTACAAGAGGATACCCACCACCAACTGTTACTTCTGTATCATTTATTTCAAGTGAATCTAACCCTTCACCCAGTTTAATGACTACTCCTTCAATACCTTTATCTGACACAAGTAAATTAGATCCTCTACCTATTGCTCTCCAATTCACACCAAGTTCTTTCACGAGTTGTATGGTCGTTTCTAATCCTTCAATAGTTGATGGTTCAACCAATATATCGGCAGGTCCACCAATTTTCATCGTAGTATGGTTTGCTAATTTTTCTCCTATTAAAACTTTACCAACGTTTGCTTCCTGAAGCCTACTAGCTAATTTCTCCATGCCTGACCTCCTAGTCTCAAGATGTCTATTACCTATAATATGCAGCCACCTGGGCGAATGTACTTTTTATTACGTCTATTAATATGGCTGTTTTCGTATAGATTGTTGCTTTGGATAAGTATCTCAAAAGCCAGAATTTCACCTTAGTATCTAGGTACTTCTACATAAAGAGAGTTGCTCTCTTCTAATCCTACCTCGATTTCCTTCAAAAACTGGTTATAGTTTTAGAATCGAGCAACAGCCATTAATAAACGTGGTTACTATAATTTATCATACTTTTCTATATCACTTTATCATAATGTATCTATTGAAATGAAGTAAAAACTATAGGTTAGAGAAAAACTCTATAAATAATAGAAAACCCTGCAAATGAACAGGGTTTTTAAGATTTAATATCTTGCATATCTACTAATATTCAGCAATACCCCGACAGCCATCAACATGAGCGTTAAGGAAGAACCACCATAACTTAAGAAAGGAAGTGTAATTCCTGTAACAGGCATTAATCCAATAACAACACCGATATTAATAACCACTTGGATGGCGATCATAGAGATAATTCCGATTGCCAGGAAGCTTCCAAACAAATCTGGAGCACCTAACGCAATTCGCACACCTCTCCATAATAGTAAGGCAAATAATAAGATAACAAGAGAACCACCGATAAATCCTAGCTCTTCTGCCAGTATGGCAAAGATAAAATCTGTTTGTGGTTCTGGTAAATAGAAAAACTTTTGCCTGCTTTTTCCTAGTCCGAGACCAAGCAGTCCCCCAGGACCTATTGCATACAGGGATTGAATAATTTGAAATCCACTTCCTAACGGATCTTGCCAAGGATCAAGGAAAGAAGTGATTCGTTTTATTCGGTATGGCGCAGATGCTATCAAGGCCACGAAACCTAATACACCGATTAAGCCTAAGCCCGCAAAATGAAGAATTCTTCCTCCTGCAACAAAAATCATGACCATACATGTACCGACCATAACCGTTCCTGTTCCTAAATCAGGTTGAAGCATAATCATTCCAAAAGCGAAGAACACTAATGATAAAGAAGGAATAAGGCCTTTTTTCAATGAAGTTATTTTCTTTTGATTTTCAGACAAGTATTTTGCTAGAAATGCAATCATGGCAATCTTCATAAATTCTGAGGGTTGAATAGAGAAAGCACCA from Bacillus sp. BGMRC 2118 harbors:
- the pgeF gene encoding peptidoglycan editing factor PgeF, with product MEPFTMNQSDMMVIPEWQSMDSSLVVGFTTKNGGVSNAPYHTFNLGLHVNDNKEDVIDNRKKLARLTGFQLSQLVCSDQVHDANVLKVTSSDRGKGVLDYNSAIANTDGIYTDEPNLLLTSCYADCVPLYFYVPSSNIVGLAHAGWKGTVKKIASTMIHNLVEDEHVNTDDILAAIGPSIRDCCYIVDDVVINEVKKILGYKDLSVYHEVSAGQYRLNLAILNKLILIRAGVKSENISISSYCTSCEENLFFSHRRDKGKTGRMMSFIGYRED
- the sigE gene encoding RNA polymerase sporulation sigma factor SigE, translating into MQHWKIHLTVWWYKLLMKFGLKTDEIYYIGGSEALPPPLTKEEEEVLLKKLPQGDKATRSILIERNLRLVVYIARKFENTGINIEDLISIGTIGLIKAVNTFNPEKKIKLATYASRCIENEILMYLRRNNKIRSEVSFDEPLNIDWDGNELLLSDVLGTEEDIITKDLEANVEKKLLIKALDQLNDREKQIMELRFGLIGGEEKTQKDVADMLGISQSYISRLEKRIIKRLRKEFNKMV
- a CDS encoding YggS family pyridoxal phosphate-dependent enzyme; this translates as MSVKENLQHIQENIVNACKRVNRNPDEVSIIAVTKYVSTDTAREALEAGVIQLGENREEGILQKKKELGELPTWHFIGSLQTRKVKNIVNEVSYIHSLDRMSLAAEIQKRSEKQVNCFVQVNTSGEDSKHGLSIEDVLPFIKEVSQFDKIRIVGLMTMAPFTDDEKVIRNCFSSLRIMKEDVQELNLEHAPCTELSMGMSNDYEIAIEEGATYIRIGTSLVGKEF
- a CDS encoding YggT family protein, whose translation is MDTLLYFLLKLLEFYSYALIVYILLSWFPNARETGFGRFLARICEPYLEPFRKFIPPLGMIDISPIVAIFLLNFAREGLIALFRMLGLI
- the spoIIGA gene encoding sigma-E processing peptidase SpoIIGA; this translates as MTVYLDAIWLLNFCIDASLLLLTAMILKRKVQKVRIIMSALIGSCIVLFILTPFFSIVSHPVVKLLFSVVMVLIAFGFKRFRYFFQALLTFYFSTFLLGGGMLGLHYFMKSDIEIWNGVVATKSTGFGSPVSWIFVFVSFPLLWYFSKTRLEDMEMKKVQYDQLVEISISIEEQTIMLRGLVDSGNQLYDPITKSPVMILDISRAKGFLPPEIIEKSDGLDSFTMSDSSHPWESRLRIIPYRGVGQQHEFLVAIKPDFVKIRQKEESIYVKKVLIGLSKSTLSSDDEFDCIVHPKMLMQSSIQTA
- the sigG gene encoding RNA polymerase sporulation sigma factor SigG, whose translation is MTRNKVEICGVDTSKLPVLKNDVMRELFKKMQNGDISAREELVNGNLRLVLSVIQRFNNRGEYVDDLFQVGCIGLMKSIDNFDLSQNVKFSTYAVPMIIGEIRRYLRDNNPIRVSRSLRDIAYKALQVRERLMSETSKEPTAVEIAKELGVPHEEIVFALDAIQDPVSLFEPIYNDGGDPIYVMDQLSDDKNKDIQWIEELALKEGMRRLNDREKLILRKRFFQGKTQMEVAEEIGISQAQVSRLEKAAIRQMNKNIQS
- a CDS encoding YlmC/YmxH family sporulation protein, translating into MLKISDFQLKDVVNVADGKKLGNINDLEINTTTGKIDSIIIATSAKMFGFFGKEEEVVIPWRNIVKIGADVILVRFYQSQEDYSEITN
- a CDS encoding cell division protein SepF, yielding MTMKSKLKSFFALEEDYDYNEQEDLYEEEEILPATRAKKHQVSNKQNVVNLQSVPKSVSKMSLFEPRSYSEAQEIADHLRNKRSVVINLQRISHDQAVRIVDFLSGTVYAVGGDMQKIGMNIFLCTPDNVDVSGNISNYEGDVELEY
- the ftsZ gene encoding cell division protein FtsZ; the encoded protein is MLEFDTNLDSLATIKVIGVGGGGNNAVNRMIEHGVQGVEFIAVNTDAQALNLSKAEVRMQIGGKLTRGLGAGANPEVGKKAAEESREQLEEVLKGADMVFVTAGMGGGTGTGAAPVIAQIAREIGALTVGVVTRPFTFEGRKRSGQASGGISAMKEAVDTLIVIPNDRLLEIVDKNTPMLEAFREADNVLRQGVQGISDLIATPGLINLDFADVKTIMSNKGSALMGIGVSAGENRAAEAAKRAISSPLLEKSIDGAQGVLMNITGGSNLSLYEVQEAADIVASASDQDVNMIFGSVINDELKDEIIVTVIATGFDDSQPEPKQTRPSLQGGVKATPQTPHVKREVKREETPVQNQGEDTLDIPTFLRNRNRRR